CGCCATAGCTGGTGCGGCTCGCCACCGAGTTCTCGACGCCGAGCACCGCGAAGACGGCATCCGTGATGCGCGGCTCCGCCGCCTGCATCACGGCGAGCGGCAGCGCCTCCAGGCCGATGCCGCGGGACGAGGCCTCGCCGACGAGGCGGCCCGTCACGTGGTGGGCATCGCGGAAGGGAAGGCCGAGCTCGCGCACCAGCCAGTCGGCGAGGTCGGTGGCAGTGGCGTAGCCGGAGCCGGCGGCCGCCTTCAGGACCTCCGGCACCGGCTCCAGGTCGCGCACCATGCCGGCCATGGCGGCCAAGCACAGCGAGAGGGTCTGGAGCGCGTCGAAGGTGCCTTCCTTGTCCTCCTGCATGTCCTTCGAATAGGCGAGCGGCAGGCCCTTCATGACGATGAGCAGACCCGACAGGGCGCCGATGATCCGGCCGGACTTGGCCCGGACCAGCTCGGCGGCGTCGGGGTTGCGCTTCTGCGGCATGATCGAGGAACCGGTGGTGAACCGGTCCGACAGCTTGACGAAGCCGAACTGGGCCGAGGTCCAGACCACGATCTCTTCCGCGAACCGCGACAGGTGCACCGCCGCGATCGCCGCCGCCGACAGCGCCTCCAGGGCGAAGTCGCGGTCGGCCACCGAATCGAGCGAGTTCGCCGTCGGCCGGTCGAAGCCGAGGTTTTTCGCCGTGGCGTGGCGGTCGATCGGGAACGAGGTGCCGGCCAGCGCCGCGGCGCCGAGCGGACATTCGTTGAGGCGGGCGCGGGCGTCGCGGAACCGGCCGCGGTCGCGGTTCAGCATCTCGACGTAAGCCAGGAGATGGTGCCCGAAGGTGACCGGCTGGGCCGATTGCAGGTGGGTGAAGCCCGGCATCACCGTGCCGGCATGCGTGAGCGCCAGCTCGGCCATCGCCTGCTGCAGGTCGGCGGCCTGGCCGTCGAGGGCGTCGAGGGTGTCGCGCACCCACAAGCGCATGTCGGTGGCGACCTGGTCGTTGCGCGAGCGCGCGGTGTGGAGCCGGCCGGCCGAGGGGCCGACGATCTCGCGCAACCGGCTCTCCACGCTCATGTGGATGTCCTCGAGCTCGCGGCGGAACTCGAACGATCCGGCCTCGATCTCGGACTGGACGGTCTTGAGCCCGGCCTCGATCTTCGCCACATCCTCGGCCGG
This sequence is a window from Methylobacterium sp. SyP6R. Protein-coding genes within it:
- the argH gene encoding argininosuccinate lyase, which produces MSNRMWGGRFASGPAEIMEEINASIGFDKRLAPQDIRGSLAHVAMLGKAGILPAEDVAKIEAGLKTVQSEIEAGSFEFRRELEDIHMSVESRLREIVGPSAGRLHTARSRNDQVATDMRLWVRDTLDALDGQAADLQQAMAELALTHAGTVMPGFTHLQSAQPVTFGHHLLAYVEMLNRDRGRFRDARARLNECPLGAAALAGTSFPIDRHATAKNLGFDRPTANSLDSVADRDFALEALSAAAIAAVHLSRFAEEIVVWTSAQFGFVKLSDRFTTGSSIMPQKRNPDAAELVRAKSGRIIGALSGLLIVMKGLPLAYSKDMQEDKEGTFDALQTLSLCLAAMAGMVRDLEPVPEVLKAAAGSGYATATDLADWLVRELGLPFRDAHHVTGRLVGEASSRGIGLEALPLAVMQAAEPRITDAVFAVLGVENSVASRTSYGGTAPDNVRAQAEGWLKRLAGETV